The Lucilia cuprina isolate Lc7/37 chromosome 5, ASM2204524v1, whole genome shotgun sequence genome includes a window with the following:
- the LOC111686771 gene encoding zinc finger CCCH domain-containing protein 3: MLPFCNTNKTIYINPNFKGKLPTPDNGVSLQTQSVIPKNAHINPLFLEAQKYRQTIHMNPAFLQKIQERQQMQLLPQQLQQQEVQDANKCKNLPAQNDSSNFLTTQSAIKSLSEKNPISESRKIICKSKNRLIREPLIKKECQPPKLSKPTIPLPPLLVLSKRKLIRKVSPVPVAFNKTEPKCCDETNTRITKYKLDNRDIRKKSILPPTPKIKRTSFVGRFALRRTSISQISNTLTRKSLTINKNTNKKLQVLNINGLLYKSTQNSLKLKDMGTIRPSNTLLKSCNTILSSAKTSNDNIKPNQGLTIFVRGTKYVMDANKFKLTRVTKTDNAPTNITPNNNQSSQTPTCKRIDIGGYTYISINSAKNVLIRTTNHLSRAYVHNAKQKSLQMLTKRLVKTNIPCPIFQRIGKCAAFERGKCFKVHNKLQVAICSKFLRGECLNTSCLLSHNVSLSKMPVCKFFLQGVCVRNDCPYLHKKLSNKAELCIDFLRGFCQLADKCNKRHEFVCPEVERNNVCNTKNCIYCNAKRRKESKIEKKSFKFQTKDVTHSNTQLSTASSSSEVVENPSSNRYFIEPCDKTTKDTNESNKQNEDNDTDMDVARECFEENVESCLKTRPKLGVLPSYIPL; the protein is encoded by the exons ATGCTGCCATTttgtaatacaaataaaacaatatatattaatcctaattttaaaggaaaactgCCTACACCAGATAATGGTGTCTCATTGCAAACACAATCTGTAATTCCCAAAAATGCACATATAAATCCTTTATTCTTGGAAGCTCAAAAGTATAGGCAGACAATTCACATGAATCcagcatttttacaaaaaattcaagaGCGCCAACAAATGCAACTACTCCCACAACAGTTGCAGCAGCAAGAAGTGCAAGATGCCAACAAGTGTAAAAACCTACCAGCACAAAATGATTCAAGTAACTTCCTGACGACTCAATCAGCAATAAAATCATTAAGTGAAAAGAACCCAATATCTGAAAGTCGTAAGATTATTTGCAAGTCTAAAAATCGTTTAATAAGGGAACCTTTGATCAAAAAGGAATGTCAGCCTCCAAAGCTATCGAAACCTACTATTCCGCTGCCGCCATTGTTAGTATTAAGCAAGCgtaaattaattagaaaagtGTCTCCTGTACCAGTAGCGTTTAATAAAACTGAACCAAAGTGCTGCGATGAGACTAATACAAggataacaaaatacaagttgGATAATCGCGATATTCGGAAGAAATCCATACTTCCGCCCACACCAAAAATTAAACGTACATCCTTTGTAGGTCGCTTTGCACTGAGAAGAACTTCTATAAGCCAAATTTCTAATACATTAACTAGGAAATCATTAACAATTAATAAGAACACAAATAAAAAGTTGCAAGTGCTTAACATTAATGGTCTGCTTTATAAATCTACACAAAACTCTTTAAAGTTGAAGGACATGGGTACAATTAGACCGTCTAATACCTTATTGAAATCATGTAATACTATTTTATCCAGTGCAAAAACATCTAACGATAATATAAAACCAAATCAAGGTCTAACTATATTCGTAAGAGGAACTAAATATGTAATGGAcgctaataaatttaaattaactagAGTAACAAAAACTGATAATGCTCCCACCAATATTACGCCTAATAATAATCAATCATCCCAAACACCAACTTGTAAACGAATTGATATTGGCGGCTATACCTATATATCCATTAATTCGGCTAAAAACGTTCTGATTCGTACAACAAATCATTTATCTCGTGCTTACGTTCACAATGCCAAACAAAAGAGTCTGCAAATGCTAACGAAACGTTTGGTTAAAACTAATATACCGTGTCCCATCTTCCAGCGTATTGGCAAATGTGCAGCATTCGAAAGAGGGAAATGTTTTAAAGTTCATAATAAGTTGCAAGTTGCTATCTGCAGCAA ATTTCTACGTGGTGAATGTCTTAATACAAGCTGTTTATTGTCCCATAATGTATCGTTATCAAAAATGCCagtatgtaagtttttccttcAAGGAGTATGTGTTCGAAATGATTGTCCCTATCTgcataaaaaattaagcaaCAAAGCTGAACTTTGCATAGATTTTCTAAGAGGTTTTTGCCAATTGGCTGATAAG TGTAATAAACGCCATGAATTTGTTTGTCCTGAAGTTGAACGAAACAATGTATGCAACACCAAAAACTGTATTTATTGTAATGCCAAACGGCGAAAAGAAtccaaaatagaaaagaaatcatttaaattcCAAACTAAAGACGTAACACATTCAAATACACAATTGTCCACAGCAAGCAGTTCGTCAGAAGTTGTAGAAAATCCATCTAGCAATCGTTACTTCATAGAGCCGTGTGATAAAACAACTAAAGATACAAATGAAAGTAATAAACAGAATGAAGACAACGACACTGATATGGATGTAGCAAGAGAGTGTTTTGAAGAAAATGTTGAAAGTTGTCTAAAAACACGTCCAAAATTGGGTGTTTTGCCATCTTATATACCATTGTGA